The genomic interval GCAGATACACCAGTCTGGTTCAAGAAAAGGTAGAGGTGCCCTTGTCACTCTCCTATCCAAAACGACCATCGACTACATCATCACCACAATTCAACGCCTAATGAAAAGTACCATCGCTGCTGAAGTCCGGAAATCTGGAATGTACTCGGTCCAGATCGACACCACACAGGACATGACAGCCCAAGATCAGTGCTCTGTTGTCATATGGTATGTGACAGACACTGTTCATGAGTGACTAGTTGCTGTTATCAGATGTGAGGCTTCCACTGGGCAGTACTTTGCCCAACTTGTGAATGACGTGCTGGAGACCATGGATCTGGATGTGAAGCAGTGTATTGGAAATTCCACTGATGGGGCCTCCAATATGCAAGGCCAATATAAAGGCTTCTCTGCACTGCTCTCCGAAAAGTGCCCGACTCAAATCCATGTGTGGTGCTATTCACACATCATAAACCTTGTGCtgtcagacacaacacagtgtGTACTGGCAAGTGGCTCTCTTTTTTCCCTGATGAACATCGCTGTCTTCTTCAGAGAGTCCTACCAGAGGATGAATATCTGTGAAAAGGAGAGCAAAGACCCAAGACACAGACGTCTCACCTCGATAGGAGAAACGCACTGGTGGTCCAAAGATGCAGCTATGACAATTGTGTTTGGCTCTTTTGGAAAGCCAGACGGGGCCctgtgttttgatgtcctccacaccctctcagCCATTCAAGATGGAGAGACCATCAATGCCACAGCACGAGTAAATGCACAGGGATACATCGGCCAGCTTTTGAAGTATGAGACTATAACAGCTCAGATCTTCCTGCGAATATTCCAGGTCACGTCACCCGTCTCAAAATACCTTCAGACAAGTGGAATGGACATCCTGACAGCTCATCGGATGGTTGCGGCTGCAGAAGCAGAGCTGAAGGATATGACCAGAGATTTTCAGAGTGTCAAGACAGCGGCCGACAAATTTGTCCAGTGGGCCAACAATACACTACAAGAGCAGAGTGAGGAGACTGAGCTGGAGACCACTCTGCCACAGAAACGGGGAAGAAGGAAGAAATCCATGCCTGGAGAGATGTCCTGAGATGAGGCTGTGACTGATGCCGAAACATCTTCCAAGATTGAGGTCCACAATGGAATCATGGACACAGTCGCAGGAAGCATGCACCAGCGTTTCCTGAAGAATGGCACTTTGTATGCTGATCTGGCACTTCTGGACCCGAAAAACATCAGCCAGGTTACATCTTACGGCGAAAGTTTCCCAGAGGCAGCACTCCAAGAGTTGAGTAAGTGTTTGCTGCCATTTGATGACACAGCAACAGAGGCCGAGTTACAAAGCGAACTCAAAATTCTGGCACGACAGTGGGATAGGCTGAAGGCATCAGTATTTGATGAGTACACAACCAAGACAACAGAACCCGGGCCTGAAGATACTGAAGATGAGGCAGAGATAGTATACAAAAAGTGCTCATCTTGCAAGGACTGTCCAATCTGTTGCTACCGAGTTCTGAAGCAGTACAACGTCCTGACAGATGCATACCACATCATAGGCCTAGCATAAAGGTACTTGACAGTGAGAAATCATAGACGGTGTTGCAGAAAAAAGTGAGCTGCTGCAAAAACTACTCATGTAGTGAGCTAATAATAACACTGATATAGTATAGAGTATATAGAGTATACTGATAttaactacttactaaccgaGAGTGAGGTCATTGCTCGGTCGATACGTtcaagcctcagtttgatatttcccggcatgaccgaacggtcgaggttagtaagttgtttattatatggcatttttagctcttgtcattttgtaaatgaaaataaatggtaggctaattgtagctagctctcaagtcttctcacggtgtgtttcaggtgttgcctagcaaccaaTTACTTTTGATAGAAAGCGGACAACACGGTTCTGCTAAAATGGCTTTAATTCCAACACAAATAAcaactcttttagaaagttaacaaTTTCTTCATCACTGTGGATGTCTTCAGTAtcgtctggatagtaaaacttaGCTGACTCCTcgatatcgctcattttgaagatgatgtCAGAGCAGGGCAATAAGaatccgtatcagaccgcagaccggcgaggaggtcaatacgcggctggcatgactacccactgtcgttgccatataataatgttttttattaCCATTTGACCTTAATGCACCTGGGCGAGAGTTAGTTTAGGTTCTGTTACGTAAATTATTGTTTTGTTATGCACCTtcaacaccctacacacacaaacaaacaatgacaCACCCAGCATGCAACACTACTGATACTCACACCCCATcgtatgttctgttctgttcattTCTTATATATTGTTCATACTAATTCTACCCTCTGATTCCagtttctttacaattacatttagtcatttagcagacgctcttatccagagcgatttacagtaagtacagggacattccccctgaggcaagtagggtgaagtgccttgcccaaggacacaacgtcatttgactcggccaggaatcgaactggcaaccttcagattactagcccgattccctcaccgctcagccacctgactccctctctttattGTGTGGTCTTTCTCTGCTGACATTCATTCCTTAAGGCTTTGTAGTTATAAGTATAATCATCTGATACTAGCCAAGAGTTAAGCATTGAGTGGGCAACGCGCCGTGTACCGAGTGGGCCGCGCGCTGTGTATTGAGTGGGCCGGTCTGACAGTATCTCCCGGGCCACTTTTTTCCCCCCGTCCGCCCCTGCctacgaccaaagagcgacgcAACGGCAACGTAacccacgggaccaaaaataacgtatccagccgaccaaggtacgacgttgcggcaacgttgtccacgggaccaaaaataacgtatccagccgaccaaggtacgccgtcgcggcaacgttgtccacgggaccaaaaataacgctGCAATgtcctgtgttagctgggtactaAAACGTAAATTTGATCTACAAATAActgcaaacaaaaaacacagaatGGAGGACGAAATTGCATCAAAAATGAACTCAAGAAGTTTGGTGAAGCGGTCAATTcaagaaataaaaaatataagctagctatatgataGGCCTAACTCGACTGTTATGTCCAAAAAAGAGAACCAATTTCAGGAGGGAGTCCAATAAGACTGGCGATATCAACTTTACTTGTAGGTCTTGTTGCTACACAGTAACGTTTAAGTGAGAGCTAGCTTAGGCTACTTCTTAGGTAGATCAAAATTAGATCAACAGTTACACTGCATTTACCGGCGTGAGTCTAGGCAAGCTACTTTATTTACAGCGGTAGCCGACGCATAAATAGCCTTCATGTTTAGACTGCAGCACAGTAGCCTAACAGAGTGCTATAGGTGTGGGATGGGTTAATGTATCTCCATAAACTCAGCCATGTTGCGGTAAAGAATAAGTCAGTGGTACCTGAAGTTTTCTTCCTTACTTTGTTTGCTAAGGTCTTTCGTGCAACGCTTTAACGAACTTTAAGGGAATCCTTAAGTTAACGACCAAGATAAGGAGAAAACCTTAAttaagggaacatttaaggaaaccttaaggagAAGACAtaagggtgctttgtgcaaccgattatgttttaaggaaaccttaactctgacTTGACTGAGGAAAATCTTAacttaaggtgttttgtgcaaccggcccctgaTCCTTAATATTctactgtactttctatatgaAACTATCACTATTAGTAcgtagctttggataaaagtctggtacataataaacaatgtataaactaaatataaatatgtaAAACAGTACTGCTAAAGTATGACTGCATCATGGATGCTGTAGTGTGTAAACTCACACTTGTCTGTTCTATGGTGTTTAATAAGAATTACATTTTAATACTGTATGAAGTAACAAACTCCACGGTGTCTTTCAACACACTTTTTTATTTGAGCCCAAATCATTTTACACATGATTTGATTGTTTGTATTGATTGTAATATCCATAAAGCAATCAGTAGATAATGTTACCATTTACAATGTTTAGTAAAGTGTATTTATCCTCGAAAACAATCTTTATATAAATCAGACAGATAAACTGTATGTTTATCTATAATCATATGTAACCATATGTAAAATACGACATAATctacaaaaacatttgaatTACTTGTGGAGATATTAGTAACAGAAAAGATTTATCTCAAAAACTCATAAGCTGTGTGAATGTATCAAACATAACTAAAACATGTTGTCCATTTGTCCTCTAACAATATATGTACAGGTTAAAGGGCCATATTTGtccagctctggataagagcgtctgctaaatgactaaatgtagttcaTCTTAAGCCCAAGTCACCTTTGTACACTTTCACGTTGTCATTACACGAAGTTAGGAAACAGTCTATTTGTATCAGGCACTGTGCAACGATACTAATATATCAGGTATTgtgcaacaacaacataaacTACAATATAACAGTACATCGTTAGAGTACAAGAGTACAATACATCACAAATAATTCAATATTTCATATTCCAATCAGATTTACTCTAAAGTCACTTGGAGCCATTGATCTTGGTGAAACAAAGTCGATTGATTGAAGTTGATATTGATTTTCATACATTTAAGTTCTGTACAGCCTCCTCTCTTGTGATTGCTTTCCAAGCTTCTGGTATTTTACCTGGTGAGCATTTGTGTATCTCTGCATACTTTTCATTGTGCTTTGCAAAGATAAACTTCCAGTAGGGTGTGGCTGTGATTGGGGTGTCATACGGCTGGACCTCTCTTTTGAAATAACTCTTCCAAATAGTAAACCAGGAACTGTCTGTATGTGAGCACATCTGAAAGGTAAGTTTCCCAGACTTTTCTTCCTTCCCAAATGCAAGTGGTCGATGAGTCAAAGCAGTGTGCCACCAGTGactctccccctctttatcACAGGGGACATTGCACCGTGGACAGAATCTCTGACAGCCTAACAGCTTTTTCTGCTGTTGCTTCAGAGGGCCGCAAGGTACAGATTTCTCCTTTAGGAGAAGGTCTTTTTCCATTTTTCCAATTAATTCTGTCAACACATTGGAAAATTCACTGGCCCTGAAATTATTTACAACCAATCCTGTTGTATTGTCAGAGATGACAAGCCTCTCATTCAGTTTTGAGCGTAAACCAACAAAGAACTCTTTTATGTCTCCTCCATTGGAAATGTGAGTTCCCTCTAATTGCACAACAGCAGCCTGTATTTCTCTGCAAATTGTCCTCACAATTTCAATTTTATTACTTCTACATCTTTTTTCCAATATTTGCTGGATCAAATTCTGTGCGCTTTCATTATAGTTCTTAATATACTTCTGGAACCTGTTGAACTCAGATGACGATAGCTCTTTAAGCATgaacaactgaaaatgtcttATTGTTCTGAATTCAACAATTTCTTTTATTATGCCATTAATGTCCAGATTGGGAGATTTCTGGATATACTCCATGACTGCTGGTTTAAGAGATTCATCTGTGAATTCTTTGGCCTTTCTTTTGTACTCTTTCCTCGTTTCTTTCTGGTAGTAAAGGCCTTTGAAGTCATTACAGTACTGGGGCTTCAACGCCAAAAAGTTTCTTTCTGGGTCTTTGTCTTTGATGAAAGCTTCATGCATGCTCTGGAATTCCCTCGCTGCATGCCCACAGATGTGTATTTTCAGAGCTGCAGCAATCTTAGGACTTATGTCCAACTCACAGTGTTTTTTCAGGTTATTTTCAATTAATTCCAGTAGTTCCATGGTGTGAGCTGGGTGGTAGTCAGTTTTTTCTTTCACCTTTCCTGCTACAAATGTCAGACACTGGTTTATGGTGTCATTGGCCATGTCTTGAACCTTTTCAGTCTCAAAAGTGCTCTTTGAAAAATTATTATTGAATAGCTTCTTAATTATGTGTGCCCTGTTCACTTTAAATGCATCTTTCTGCATTTTCTCACATCCCCAGCAACTTCTAATCTTCTCTCCACTGTCTTGGCcatcctcctctttctgctGTCTGTATCAATGTGGAATTCATTCTTGTACTTCTCAACCAGTCGCAAATTTGCACCTGTTTTGTAGTATTCAGCCACTTTGTTGACAAAAATATTTCCATGTCTCTCAAGTTGAAGGTTAGCTTCAGTTCTTAACTCTTCTGCAAATTTGTCAAGGAGATTCTCTTCTTGAGAGTCAATCAAACCATAGTTTGCCACTCTAGTTTCTGCCTCCAACAGCCAAATGGAAATCGGCTTTTAGAAGTCCCATTCCCAACTGCTAAACTCTGCACTAAGCTTGCTGTATGCTTCAGCCACCAGGCTGTTGCGAAAGTTAAAGAGGAAGTTCTCACACTTTACTGCATCCCATAAATCTTTCACAGACTTGCTGAAATCCAGCAATGTTTCTGCTGCTTCGGTTTTATTAGAAAATGTTTGGATTAAATAGCTCTTGACTTTGGCCACACCTTCACTATAGCCTTGATTGACTGGAGCCATGGGTGGACTTCCATACCACAGACCTGGCAGGTAGCAGGTGTCCTCTGCTCTGTAGTTGATGATGTCAGTGAATACCAAGTCTTTACCCAAATGTTCCATCCTGCTTGCAACGCTTGTCATTTCATTGAGCTGTTCTAAAAGGAGCTTCTGATCCCTACGGTTTTTGTGAGGAGCAGAGATATCCGGCACATTCTGGTGCACAAACAGACAACCGGGCTTCTTCCCTGATTCTTTCTGAGACATCCTGAGGAAGGCATGAGCTACGATCTGCAGGAGATCTCTCACATCTGAGTGGTTTTCCATAGCAATGTTCACAATGGATATGTCACTCAGTCCTACCACAAACGTGGCCAGCTCATTATCGTGTTTATAGTTGTCAGTTAAGTCTAACAACTGTGCAGCCTTCAAACCCTCTGTATCGATGATCATTAGGAAGTCACATTTGATCACATCTCTGAATTCATGTTTGATCTTGATGAGCTGCATGAAGGCTCCTCGGGTGCATCTTCCACTGCTGACAGCAAACTGAACACCAAACATGGTGTTAAGAAGAGTGGACTTCCCTGAGCTTTGGGACCCTAGAATTGTAACCACTCGAATCTTGTTATTGAGTTTGATGAGAGAGTCAAGTTCTTTCAGGACATCGGTTACCCACCTCATTGGGATGTTAGACACATCCCCATCCATGAGTTCCAATGGAAAGCCAGCCAACATTAACTCAGCACAGATTGTTGGCAGTTCTTGAAGTTGATGTTTAAGGTCAGTGGTTTCAGGAACACACATAGATGCTTCATACAGCTGACCAACTTCTCTCAGGAAGTGTTCTGTTCCCAAGGATCTGTCAACAAGTTCCTTCATGTTGGTGTCAGGGTGACCCTCAGGAAATGCCTGTCTTTGGTCTCTCTTCATAAGTTTAGAATGTTTTTCTCTTGATATGTTGTCCAGGATGATCTTCATCCACTTGAGGAAATAAGATCGTTCATCTTCTGGACTTTTCAAACCCTCAATGAACCATTTGACGCTGTCACTCATGCCAATTGTCACCTGTTCCCTCCTTTGTTCAGTCTTATCGCTTTCATGTTTTTCATCTCCTGCTAATTTAAGTATGCATTGTTCTTTTTCCAGTCTAGTGAGTTCCTTCCAAGTTGTCCCTTGTAAAGGTAGTTTGATGTTCTCTGTTACTCTGGCTGCTCTATCCTTTGCTGTGTCACAAGGACTGCATTTTTCATCCACTGGGATAGACAACTGAGATGCAAcatccaccatactctccacttTAATTTTGAGGTGGTCTGATTTCAAGACCTTTTTCACTTCAGAACAAATCTTATCCACAAGTTCTGCTTCATTcatattttttctcttttctataatCTCAACGTTGTATTTCTGGAACTCCGCAGCTTCTTTCTTTAAACCAGATTGAAAGTCACAGACAATGAAGAGTTGCAGTTTCAGTTGACTAAGGTCTGGAATACATTTGACATCCAGATcatcacaaaacacaaacattgcAGCTGATGTTTCACAGAGGAACTTGAACTGGGTTGGAAAGTCCTCAATATCTCCACGAAGATTAGCT from Osmerus eperlanus chromosome 21, fOsmEpe2.1, whole genome shotgun sequence carries:
- the LOC134007679 gene encoding interferon-induced very large GTPase 1-like; this encodes MANDTINQCLTFVAGKVKEKTDYHPAHTMELLELIENNLKKHCELDISPKIAAALKIHICGHAAREFQSMHEAFIKDKDPERNFLALKPQYCNDFKGLYYQKETRKEYKRKAKEFTDESLKPAVMEYIQKSPNLDINGIIKEIVEFRTIRHFQLFMLKELSSSEFNRFQKYIKNYNESAQNLIQQILEKRCRSNKIEIVRTICREIQAAVVQLEGTHISNGGDIKEFFVGLRSKLNERLVISDNTTGLVVNNFRASEFSNVLTELIGKMEKDLLLKEKSVPCGPLKQQQKKLLGCQRFCPRCNVPCDKEGESHWWHTALTHRPLAFGKEEKSGKLTFQMCSHTDSSWFTIWKSYFKREVQPYDTPITATPYWKFIFAKHNEKYAEIHKCSPGKIPEAWKAITREEAVQNLNV